From Streptomyces sp. NBC_00683, one genomic window encodes:
- a CDS encoding S8 family peptidase: MKPLARARLVAAVTVAALCSPAVLPTATATPAPEPTAAAFGASVSHTVTLITGDRVTVTTTPDGRKSYSAVPAADSAPGTVLARTDIDGDAYFYPSDVIGKVGSLLDPQLFNVDGLVRDGYDDSRVDALPLIVRRTGADRPEALESDGLMPAKRDFHALRASTAVLDKDDAAEVGDALDSKDALDGVKSIWLDGKVHADALDRNLTQIGADSAWQAGRTGKGVKVAVLDTGADQTHPDLAGRISEAKDFSGSGSTLDKQGHGTHVAATVAGSGAGATGIRSGVAPDADLIVGKVLGDDGSGSDSSVIAGMEWAVAQGAKVVNMSLGSGPTNGQDPVTQSLEALATSSGTLFVVSAGNNGPNISTVSAPSIAPHALSVAAVDFAGGTASFSSRGPSFNGTVKPEIAAPGVNVVAARATGTNLGTVQTDPAYTALSGTSMAAPHITGAAALLAQEHPDWTPDQIKHTLMGTTTAPQSGQSLYDVGTGVVNLPAALKQTVVADTGAVDFGHLDVTDDTATRTVKLTNKGSDAVTLNLTGTLAAAGSPPPDGMLKLSASSVTVGAGETADVTLTVDATGTPTGTYSGALTALPDGGGQALRIPLLLDRAQSVKVTTLDRAGKPAPAQISLLNAESGASLNAEVRAEGTRDLRVPEGTYMGLAMIRMTIDGIQQIAIVSADLKAGTNEIVFDARRARRWTASVEGKDTRPEFMMGNLSRTTDDGQYGIRHSMLAGGAYGAFPKDALWITPTTEAHLGKVAFNERWRLADADSDPTVGDTSVLYDAAYARTEVADNPERRLTRSEIEKFAKVRTTYRGMNEKLRYQEGSTVYGTGLNGLNTSSPSYLTVPRERTEYIQAEDRTWLRFSYRSQGGVEMNYAPVYCTYKPGTSTKDTWFGGPLSVRATGQTAGARLQLKVDDAVNPKGFAPQLGDFNVPQRTQSTSQLYRNGALVADRGSLIDKTFADADKASYELRRTYTSAGIFPMGGEATSKWTFTAGGTGETATPVNLLNVSFDAPLNNLNQARAGLPLLVKADVTGAVDGLRKVRAWVTSDNGATWQQVVILGYDGEYRFLAPHTALKPGGFLGVRVTAEDKHGNTVDSALPRAIPVS, from the coding sequence ATGAAGCCCCTCGCTCGCGCCAGACTCGTGGCGGCGGTCACCGTCGCCGCCCTGTGCTCGCCCGCCGTTCTGCCTACGGCTACCGCCACGCCCGCCCCGGAGCCGACCGCCGCCGCGTTCGGCGCGTCCGTGAGCCACACGGTCACGCTGATCACGGGTGACCGGGTGACGGTCACCACCACACCGGACGGCCGGAAGTCGTACAGCGCGGTGCCCGCGGCGGATTCCGCCCCGGGCACGGTTCTGGCCCGTACGGACATCGACGGCGACGCGTACTTCTACCCGAGCGATGTGATCGGCAAGGTCGGTTCCCTCCTGGACCCGCAGCTGTTCAATGTCGACGGGCTGGTCCGCGACGGCTACGACGACTCCCGTGTCGACGCGCTCCCGCTGATCGTGCGGCGCACCGGCGCCGACCGTCCGGAAGCGCTCGAGAGCGACGGACTGATGCCCGCCAAGCGGGACTTCCACGCGCTCAGGGCGAGCACGGCGGTCCTCGACAAGGACGACGCGGCCGAGGTCGGCGACGCCCTGGACAGCAAGGACGCGCTGGACGGCGTCAAGAGCATCTGGCTCGACGGCAAGGTGCACGCCGACGCGCTGGACCGCAACCTCACCCAGATCGGCGCCGACAGCGCCTGGCAGGCCGGCCGCACGGGCAAGGGTGTCAAGGTCGCCGTGCTGGACACCGGCGCCGACCAGACCCACCCCGACCTCGCGGGGCGGATCAGCGAGGCCAAGGACTTCTCGGGCAGCGGCAGCACGCTCGACAAGCAGGGCCATGGCACCCATGTCGCGGCGACCGTGGCCGGCAGCGGCGCAGGAGCGACGGGCATACGCTCCGGCGTCGCACCGGACGCCGACCTGATCGTCGGCAAGGTCCTGGGCGACGACGGGTCCGGTTCGGACTCGTCCGTCATCGCCGGCATGGAGTGGGCCGTCGCGCAGGGCGCCAAGGTCGTCAACATGTCGCTGGGCAGCGGCCCGACGAACGGCCAGGACCCGGTCACCCAGTCGCTCGAAGCGCTGGCCACCTCGTCCGGCACCCTGTTCGTGGTCTCGGCGGGCAACAACGGTCCCAACATCAGCACCGTGTCGGCCCCGTCGATCGCCCCGCACGCCCTGTCGGTCGCCGCGGTGGACTTCGCGGGCGGAACCGCCTCGTTCTCCAGCCGCGGACCGTCGTTCAACGGAACGGTCAAGCCCGAGATAGCCGCCCCCGGCGTCAACGTCGTCGCGGCACGCGCCACGGGCACGAACCTCGGCACCGTCCAGACCGACCCCGCGTACACCGCACTCTCCGGCACGTCGATGGCAGCCCCGCACATCACGGGCGCCGCGGCCCTGCTCGCGCAGGAGCACCCCGACTGGACCCCGGACCAGATCAAGCACACCCTGATGGGCACCACGACGGCTCCGCAGAGCGGTCAGTCGCTGTACGACGTCGGCACCGGCGTGGTGAACCTTCCCGCCGCCCTCAAGCAGACCGTCGTGGCCGACACCGGCGCCGTCGACTTCGGGCACCTGGACGTCACCGACGACACCGCGACCCGTACCGTGAAGCTCACCAACAAGGGCAGCGATGCCGTCACCCTGAACCTCACGGGAACGCTGGCCGCGGCCGGTTCGCCTCCGCCGGACGGCATGCTGAAGCTGTCCGCCTCCTCCGTGACGGTGGGCGCCGGTGAGACGGCCGACGTCACCCTGACCGTCGACGCCACGGGCACTCCGACCGGTACGTACAGCGGCGCGCTGACGGCGCTCCCCGACGGCGGTGGCCAGGCGCTGCGCATCCCGCTGCTCCTGGACCGGGCACAGTCCGTCAAGGTCACCACGCTCGACCGTGCGGGAAAGCCCGCACCCGCGCAGATCTCCCTGCTCAACGCGGAGAGCGGCGCCTCGCTGAACGCGGAGGTCCGCGCCGAGGGAACCCGTGACCTGCGGGTCCCCGAGGGCACCTACATGGGCCTGGCCATGATCCGCATGACCATCGACGGCATCCAGCAGATCGCAATCGTCAGCGCCGACCTCAAGGCCGGTACGAACGAGATCGTCTTCGACGCTCGCAGGGCCCGTCGCTGGACCGCCTCGGTCGAAGGCAAGGACACCCGCCCCGAGTTCATGATGGGCAACCTGTCCCGCACCACCGACGACGGCCAGTACGGCATCCGTCACAGCATGCTGGCCGGCGGCGCCTACGGGGCCTTCCCCAAGGACGCCCTCTGGATCACTCCGACCACCGAGGCCCACCTCGGCAAGGTCGCGTTCAACGAGCGCTGGCGCCTCGCGGACGCGGACAGCGACCCCACCGTGGGCGACACGTCCGTGCTCTACGACGCGGCCTACGCCCGGACCGAGGTCGCTGACAACCCCGAGCGCCGACTGACCCGCAGCGAGATCGAGAAGTTCGCCAAGGTCCGCACGACGTACCGCGGGATGAACGAGAAGCTCCGCTACCAGGAGGGAAGCACGGTCTACGGGACCGGGCTGAACGGTCTCAACACCTCCTCGCCGTCCTACCTGACCGTCCCGCGCGAGCGCACGGAGTACATCCAGGCCGAGGACAGGACGTGGCTGCGGTTCAGCTACCGCAGCCAGGGCGGCGTGGAGATGAACTACGCGCCGGTCTACTGCACGTACAAGCCGGGAACCTCCACGAAGGACACCTGGTTCGGCGGACCGCTCTCGGTGCGTGCCACGGGCCAGACAGCGGGTGCCCGCCTCCAGCTGAAGGTGGACGACGCCGTCAACCCGAAGGGGTTCGCCCCGCAGCTCGGCGACTTCAACGTCCCCCAGCGTACCCAGTCCACGAGTCAGCTCTACCGCAACGGCGCGCTGGTCGCCGACCGCGGCTCGCTGATCGACAAGACGTTCGCGGACGCCGACAAGGCATCGTACGAACTCCGTCGCACCTACACCTCCGCCGGGATCTTCCCGATGGGCGGCGAGGCCACCTCCAAGTGGACCTTCACCGCAGGCGGCACGGGTGAGACAGCGACACCGGTCAACCTCCTCAACGTGTCGTTCGACGCGCCGCTGAACAACCTGAACCAGGCACGCGCCGGCCTCCCGTTGCTGGTCAAGGCCGATGTCACCGGTGCGGTCGACGGCCTGCGCAAGGTCCGCGCCTGGGTCACCTCCGACAACGGCGCGACCTGGCAGCAGGTCGTGATCCTCGGCTATGACGGTGAGTACCGGTTCCTCGCACCGCACACGGCGCTGAAGCCGGGTGGCTTCCTGGGCGTCCGCGTGACGGCCGAGGACAAGCACGGCAACACCGTGGATTCCGCCCTTCCCCGGGCGATCCCCGTCAGCTGA
- a CDS encoding sulfurtransferase TusA family protein, whose amino-acid sequence MCPASPAASSDATGPDDSVRAVVDAGGEPWSRILGLLERRRCELPLGSVLELHSANPQVRSSVRGWCRLTGSTLLSEEETGDVSAYRIKLPEPPVHGIPTPFPVPKPESP is encoded by the coding sequence ATGTGTCCTGCCTCGCCCGCCGCGTCGTCCGACGCGACAGGTCCGGATGACTCGGTCCGTGCCGTCGTGGACGCGGGCGGCGAACCGTGGTCACGGATCCTCGGTCTGCTGGAGCGGCGCCGGTGCGAGCTGCCGCTCGGCAGCGTGCTGGAACTGCACAGTGCCAACCCTCAGGTCCGCTCCTCCGTCCGTGGGTGGTGCCGGCTCACCGGTTCCACTCTGCTCTCCGAGGAGGAGACGGGCGATGTGAGTGCGTACCGCATCAAGCTGCCGGAGCCCCCCGTGCACGGCATACCGACACCGTTCCCCGTCCCGAAGCCGGAGTCCCCATGA